In the genome of Carnobacterium viridans, one region contains:
- the dnaB gene encoding replicative DNA helicase: MVQEAFQDRLPPQSIEAEQAVLGSIFLDPETVVGALEFIESKDFYRRGHQLIFQAMLELNNHNEAIDIVTVTNALESKNQLEDIGGMAYLAELAVSVPTAANMEYYAKIVEQKAILRNLIHTATDIVTKGYEEGDELASILDEAERSILEVSERRNRSGFLAISDVLNSSIAQIDQLYQNNEEITGLPTGYQALDKMTAGLQKEELIILAARPAVGKTAFALNIAQNIGTKTDETVAIFSLEMGAESLVNRMLCAEGSIDAGHLRTGTLSEEEWQSLIVAMGSLSKANIYIDDTPGIRIAEIRAKCRRLKQEKGNLGLVLIDYLQLIEGTGRESRQQEVSEISRQLKKLAKELKVPVIALSQLSRGVEQRQDKRPVLSDIRESGSIEQDADIVAFLYRDDYYDREEGEDDDDHGSAGEDNVIEVIIEKNRSGARGTVKLLFIKEYNKFSSLSYYPDDMVQR, translated from the coding sequence TTGGTACAAGAAGCTTTTCAAGATCGCTTACCACCACAGAGTATAGAAGCAGAACAAGCTGTTTTAGGTTCAATATTTTTAGATCCTGAAACGGTTGTCGGTGCTTTAGAATTTATTGAGTCCAAAGATTTTTATCGTCGAGGACATCAGTTGATTTTTCAAGCAATGCTGGAATTAAATAACCATAATGAAGCTATTGATATCGTTACGGTAACCAATGCCTTGGAGTCTAAAAACCAGTTAGAAGACATTGGTGGAATGGCTTACCTAGCCGAGTTAGCTGTGTCGGTTCCAACAGCTGCTAATATGGAATATTACGCAAAAATAGTAGAACAAAAAGCTATTTTAAGAAATTTAATCCACACAGCAACAGATATTGTGACCAAAGGATATGAAGAAGGAGATGAGCTAGCTTCAATTTTAGATGAGGCAGAGCGTAGTATTCTGGAAGTATCTGAAAGGCGCAACAGGAGCGGATTTTTAGCCATCTCAGACGTGTTGAACAGTTCTATTGCTCAGATAGATCAACTTTATCAAAATAATGAAGAAATTACAGGCTTGCCGACTGGTTATCAAGCTCTAGATAAAATGACAGCTGGACTTCAAAAAGAAGAATTGATTATTTTAGCTGCACGTCCCGCTGTAGGGAAAACGGCATTTGCTTTAAATATTGCTCAAAATATAGGCACAAAAACAGATGAAACAGTTGCCATTTTTAGTTTAGAAATGGGAGCAGAATCATTGGTCAATCGGATGCTTTGTGCAGAAGGAAGTATCGATGCTGGCCATTTGAGAACGGGGACGTTATCAGAAGAAGAATGGCAAAGCCTGATTGTAGCTATGGGTAGCTTATCAAAAGCCAATATTTACATCGATGATACACCAGGAATTAGAATAGCTGAAATTCGGGCTAAATGTCGTCGACTAAAACAAGAAAAAGGGAATCTTGGTTTAGTATTAATTGATTATTTGCAATTAATTGAAGGTACTGGGCGTGAAAGCAGACAACAAGAAGTTTCTGAAATTTCTCGTCAGTTAAAGAAATTAGCAAAAGAATTAAAAGTTCCTGTTATTGCGTTGTCTCAATTATCGCGTGGTGTGGAACAACGTCAAGATAAACGTCCAGTTTTAAGTGACATACGTGAATCTGGATCAATTGAACAAGATGCTGATATCGTAGCCTTCTTATATCGTGATGATTATTATGATCGTGAAGAAGGAGAAGATGACGACGATCATGGATCTGCCGGTGAAGACAATGTGATAGAAGTCATTATCGAAAAAAACAGAAGTGGTGCAAGGGGTACTGTTAAACTTTTATTTATAAAAGAGTATAATAAATTTTCTTCATTAAGTTATTATCCAGATGATATGGTACAACGTTAA
- a CDS encoding adenylosuccinate synthase translates to MSSVVVVGTQWGDEGKGKITDFLSENAEVIARYQGGDNAGHTIQFDGETYKLHLIPSGIFSKEKISVIGNGVVVNPKALIKELAYLHDKGITTENLRISDRAHVILPYHIQLDQLQEDSKGDQKLGTTIKGIGPAYMDKAARIGIRIADLLDKEIFEERLRINLEEKNRSFVKMYDSTAIDFEDVFEEYYQYGQELKQYVCDTSVVLNDALDDGKRVLFEGAQGVMLDIDQGTYPFVTSSNPVAGGVTIGSGVGPSKINKVVGVCKAYTSRVGDGPFPTELFDEVGQRIRDVGREYGTTTGRPRRIGWFDTVVMRHSKRVSGITNLSLNSIDVLSGLETVKICTAYERNGEEILHYPASLKELAECTPIYEELPGWSEDITGCRTLAELPENARNYVHRISELVGVRISTFSVGPDRDQTNILESVWAQV, encoded by the coding sequence ATGTCTTCAGTAGTAGTCGTTGGTACACAGTGGGGCGATGAAGGAAAAGGTAAAATCACGGACTTTCTAAGCGAAAATGCGGAAGTTATTGCACGTTATCAAGGTGGCGACAATGCGGGACATACTATCCAATTTGATGGTGAAACTTACAAACTGCATTTAATCCCATCAGGAATTTTCTCTAAAGAAAAAATCAGTGTTATTGGAAATGGTGTTGTTGTAAATCCTAAAGCACTTATTAAAGAGTTAGCTTATTTACATGACAAAGGAATAACAACAGAGAATCTGCGTATTTCTGATCGTGCTCATGTTATTCTGCCTTATCATATTCAGTTAGATCAATTACAAGAAGATTCTAAAGGTGATCAAAAACTCGGAACAACAATTAAGGGAATTGGACCAGCATATATGGATAAAGCTGCTCGTATTGGTATCCGAATTGCTGACTTACTAGATAAAGAAATTTTTGAAGAACGTTTGCGCATTAATTTGGAAGAAAAAAATCGTAGTTTTGTAAAAATGTACGATTCTACTGCAATTGACTTTGAAGATGTTTTTGAAGAGTACTATCAATATGGACAAGAACTTAAACAGTATGTTTGTGATACATCAGTAGTATTAAATGATGCTTTAGATGATGGCAAACGTGTCTTATTTGAGGGAGCTCAAGGGGTTATGTTGGATATCGATCAAGGTACGTATCCTTTCGTTACTTCTTCTAATCCAGTAGCTGGTGGAGTAACTATTGGTAGTGGTGTCGGCCCTTCGAAAATTAATAAAGTAGTTGGCGTATGTAAAGCATACACTTCACGTGTTGGAGATGGCCCGTTCCCAACTGAATTATTTGACGAAGTAGGACAACGTATCCGTGATGTTGGACGTGAATATGGTACAACTACTGGACGTCCACGTCGTATTGGTTGGTTTGATACTGTAGTGATGCGTCACTCAAAACGAGTATCTGGGATCACTAATCTTTCTTTAAATTCAATTGATGTTTTAAGTGGTTTAGAGACAGTTAAGATTTGTACAGCTTATGAACGCAATGGAGAAGAGATTCTACATTACCCAGCAAGTTTAAAAGAGTTAGCTGAATGTACACCAATCTACGAAGAGTTACCAGGTTGGAGTGAAGATATTACAGGATGTCGTACTTTAGCAGAGCTTCCTGAAAATGCAAGAAATTATGTACACCGCATTTCTGAATTAGTGGGTGTTCGTATTTCAACGTTTTCAGTTGGACCTGACCGCGACCAAACAAACATCTTAGAAAGTGTTTGGGCGCAAGTTTAA
- a CDS encoding ZIP family metal transporter, producing the protein MEFMSSLSPLVQTIIATLFTWGMTALGAALVFSTKNVNQKLMDGMLGFAGGVMIAASFWSLLAPALSMAESGPLPAWMPSAIGFMLGGIFLWSADNVLPHLNPNMPPTEAEGVNPQKRKRSTLLVLAITMHNIPEGLAVGVAFGSVATGNPEASIAGAVALAIGMGIQNFPEGTAVSMPLRRDGMSRAKSFYYGQLSGAVEPIAAIVGVLAVTVMEPLLPYALSFAAGAMIFVVAEEVIPGSQENGNKDLASMWLMIGFTIMMILDVALG; encoded by the coding sequence ATTGAATTTATGAGTTCATTAAGTCCACTAGTACAAACGATAATTGCTACGCTCTTTACATGGGGAATGACAGCTTTAGGAGCTGCATTAGTATTTTCTACTAAGAACGTGAATCAAAAGTTGATGGATGGCATGCTAGGTTTTGCTGGAGGAGTAATGATTGCAGCAAGTTTTTGGTCACTTTTAGCGCCTGCTCTTTCAATGGCTGAAAGCGGTCCGTTACCAGCATGGATGCCTTCTGCTATTGGTTTTATGTTAGGTGGTATCTTTTTATGGAGTGCAGATAATGTTTTACCTCATCTAAATCCTAATATGCCTCCAACAGAAGCTGAAGGGGTCAATCCTCAAAAGAGAAAACGTAGTACATTATTAGTTTTAGCGATCACGATGCATAATATACCTGAGGGTTTAGCAGTAGGGGTTGCCTTTGGATCAGTTGCAACAGGTAATCCAGAAGCTTCTATCGCTGGAGCAGTTGCTTTAGCAATTGGTATGGGGATACAAAACTTCCCAGAAGGAACGGCTGTGTCTATGCCTCTGAGACGTGATGGCATGTCTAGAGCGAAAAGTTTTTACTATGGTCAACTTTCGGGTGCTGTTGAACCAATTGCTGCCATAGTAGGGGTATTAGCTGTTACAGTAATGGAGCCTTTACTTCCATATGCTTTAAGTTTTGCTGCTGGAGCTATGATTTTCGTTGTTGCAGAGGAAGTTATACCTGGTTCTCAAGAAAATGGTAATAAGGATCTAGCATCTATGTGGTTGATGATTGGTTTTACAATCATGATGATTTTAGATGTAGCTCTTGGGTAG
- a CDS encoding DUF378 domain-containing protein, with product MKALDSIALALLIVGGLNWLLVGLFEFDLVATIFGGQTSLLSKIIYIIVGLCALYSLKFFPLLNSDRRDRH from the coding sequence ATGAAAGCATTGGATAGTATTGCGTTAGCACTATTAATTGTTGGCGGTTTAAACTGGCTCTTGGTTGGACTATTTGAATTTGATCTCGTTGCTACAATTTTTGGCGGACAAACATCGTTGTTATCTAAAATTATTTATATCATCGTTGGTTTATGTGCATTGTATTCCTTGAAATTCTTCCCTTTATTAAATTCAGATCGCAGAGATAGACACTAA
- a CDS encoding alpha-amylase, with protein MHKNGLMMQYFEWYVENDGKHWIRLKEDAKHLHEIGVTSVWIPPCFKGMDKNDNGYGIYDLYDLGEFDQKGTVRTKYGTKEELIAAIEELHKYEIQVYADVVLNHKAGADGTERFKAAEVNPDDRNQKISDVYEIEGWTEFTFPGRKGKYSDFHWHWYHFSGTDYNQENEKKAIYRIEGQHKGWADDETVDNEYGNYDYLMFADIDYSHPEVIEETKKWANWFIEETGVDGFRLDAVKHINEKFIYELRESIEANFGKQFFIVGEYWDQNYTNLNSYLDSQDYKLDLFDVGLHHQLENASKMGQEFDLTHLFDQTLIKNNPMQAVTFVDNHDSQPNQSLESFVEPWFKSIAYGVILLRKEGYPVLFYGDYYGIKGENPIEPHREVIDKLLYVKKQYAYGDQTDYFDHGNCIGWTRSGNEEHLKGCAIVISNSEAGYKDMFVGKDKKGFVYEDYLGHCKETVTIDEEGNGHFLVEAGSISVWVHSEE; from the coding sequence ATGCACAAAAATGGACTAATGATGCAGTATTTCGAATGGTATGTAGAAAATGATGGAAAGCATTGGATACGGTTAAAAGAAGATGCAAAGCACCTACATGAAATTGGTGTAACCAGTGTATGGATTCCTCCTTGTTTTAAAGGTATGGATAAAAATGATAACGGGTATGGTATTTATGATTTATATGATTTAGGAGAATTCGATCAAAAAGGGACTGTACGTACGAAATATGGTACTAAGGAAGAACTAATTGCAGCTATTGAAGAGCTACATAAATATGAAATACAGGTTTATGCAGATGTCGTTTTGAACCATAAAGCAGGTGCAGATGGAACTGAACGATTTAAAGCGGCTGAAGTGAATCCAGATGATCGTAATCAAAAGATTAGTGATGTTTATGAAATTGAAGGATGGACAGAGTTTACGTTCCCAGGCAGAAAAGGAAAGTATTCTGATTTTCACTGGCACTGGTATCATTTTTCTGGGACAGACTACAATCAAGAAAATGAAAAAAAAGCCATTTATCGTATTGAAGGACAACATAAGGGTTGGGCAGATGACGAGACGGTAGATAATGAATACGGAAACTACGATTACTTGATGTTTGCGGATATTGATTATAGTCATCCTGAAGTCATTGAAGAAACAAAAAAATGGGCCAACTGGTTTATTGAAGAAACTGGAGTGGATGGATTTAGGTTAGATGCTGTTAAACACATAAATGAGAAATTTATTTATGAACTTCGTGAAAGTATAGAAGCTAATTTTGGCAAACAGTTCTTTATTGTAGGAGAATATTGGGACCAAAACTATACAAACTTAAATAGTTATTTAGATAGTCAAGATTACAAGTTGGATTTATTTGATGTAGGATTACACCATCAATTAGAAAACGCTTCTAAAATGGGACAAGAATTTGATTTAACACATTTATTTGATCAAACATTAATTAAAAACAATCCAATGCAAGCTGTCACATTTGTAGATAATCATGATTCACAGCCAAACCAATCACTTGAATCATTTGTTGAACCTTGGTTTAAGTCTATAGCGTATGGAGTCATCTTACTAAGGAAAGAAGGCTATCCTGTACTCTTTTATGGTGATTATTATGGTATAAAAGGGGAAAATCCTATCGAACCACATCGTGAAGTAATCGATAAATTACTTTATGTAAAAAAACAGTATGCGTATGGAGATCAAACGGATTATTTTGATCATGGCAATTGCATTGGCTGGACACGTTCTGGAAATGAAGAACACCTTAAAGGATGCGCTATAGTCATTTCAAATAGTGAAGCTGGATATAAAGATATGTTTGTAGGAAAAGATAAAAAGGGATTCGTTTATGAAGATTATTTAGGGCATTGCAAGGAGACTGTAACTATTGATGAAGAAGGAAATGGTCATTTTCTTGTAGAAGCTGGATCCATATCTGTATGGGTTCACAGTGAAGAATAA
- a CDS encoding YtxH domain-containing protein, with the protein MANSFTRTLFVGAAAAVTALLLAPKSGKELRQDIKTQANDLKDQAMDQVNSFADEVKQSYKEVEEEISYTDPELAATIEDIETDLNLHSEPLDNSEFVGAVEVPPTSVVEDLSNAPDLSVEDRRGQL; encoded by the coding sequence ATGGCTAATAGTTTTACTAGAACTTTATTTGTAGGAGCTGCTGCTGCAGTTACTGCTTTATTACTCGCTCCTAAATCAGGAAAAGAATTACGACAAGATATCAAAACGCAAGCAAACGATTTGAAAGACCAAGCAATGGATCAAGTAAACAGTTTTGCTGATGAAGTAAAACAAAGTTACAAAGAAGTTGAAGAGGAAATCAGCTATACTGATCCTGAATTAGCTGCAACCATTGAAGATATTGAAACAGACTTAAATTTACACTCTGAACCACTTGATAATTCAGAATTCGTAGGTGCTGTGGAAGTTCCACCAACATCTGTAGTTGAAGACTTATCTAATGCTCCTGACTTATCTGTTGAAGATAGACGTGGACAATTATAA
- a CDS encoding DUF948 domain-containing protein: protein MSIEFIIAIGIVVLALVALVIVGILMGKKVGSLMKEINSTQTTVQDQITHFTKETDAITSKIDHMTTRVDSMTKDVAVKQAYISDFTQTTADFGDSINDLKQNSTKVASYFLSSSRRKVTVTPPRITKVGKTALKMYQSRKNRTKKRFSFN from the coding sequence ATGTCAATCGAATTTATCATAGCTATTGGTATCGTGGTTTTAGCCTTGGTTGCTTTAGTTATTGTCGGAATACTCATGGGTAAAAAGGTAGGAAGTTTAATGAAAGAAATTAATTCAACTCAGACTACTGTTCAAGATCAAATAACTCATTTTACAAAAGAAACAGATGCTATAACAAGTAAAATAGACCATATGACCACTCGAGTAGATAGTATGACAAAAGATGTAGCTGTTAAACAAGCTTATATTTCTGATTTTACTCAGACAACAGCTGATTTTGGAGATTCTATCAACGATTTAAAACAAAATAGCACTAAAGTCGCTTCATACTTTCTTTCTAGTTCAAGGAGAAAAGTAACAGTTACTCCTCCTCGAATAACCAAAGTTGGAAAAACTGCTTTAAAGATGTACCAGAGTAGAAAAAACAGAACAAAAAAACGTTTTTCATTTAACTAA
- a CDS encoding PTS sugar transporter subunit IIA has translation MNKKEIDIGGFIGMDLSSKKEAQSEWLGKKKASLVAVTDGSVIPVEEVPDLVFSEKMMGEGFAMIPTSNVVCAPIGGILFQVADASHAFEIRTEDGLEVLIHVGLDTVILNGEGFETHLKKGMTVKQGDTLVKFDKEYLLSHGCRLFIPVIVINGENENYRYVFKPNNEVEAQAGKTVALTIEGY, from the coding sequence ATGAATAAAAAAGAGATAGATATTGGAGGATTTATTGGAATGGACTTATCTTCAAAAAAAGAAGCACAAAGCGAATGGCTAGGGAAGAAAAAGGCATCATTAGTAGCTGTAACAGATGGTAGTGTGATACCTGTAGAAGAAGTGCCAGATCTTGTGTTTTCTGAAAAAATGATGGGAGAAGGTTTTGCTATGATCCCTACTTCTAATGTAGTTTGTGCTCCTATTGGCGGTATATTATTCCAAGTAGCAGATGCATCTCATGCATTCGAAATCCGAACAGAAGACGGATTAGAAGTTCTCATACATGTTGGTTTAGATACCGTAATCTTAAATGGAGAAGGTTTTGAAACGCATTTAAAAAAAGGCATGACTGTTAAACAGGGAGACACGCTGGTAAAGTTTGATAAGGAATACCTACTTAGTCACGGTTGCCGATTGTTTATACCAGTGATTGTAATAAATGGAGAAAACGAAAATTACCGTTATGTATTCAAACCAAATAATGAAGTCGAAGCTCAAGCTGGAAAAACAGTTGCATTAACTATCGAGGGTTATTAA
- the yycF gene encoding response regulator YycF translates to MKKILVVDDEKPISDIVKFNLTKEGYEVFTAYDGEEALEKVEEVMPDLIILDLMLPKKDGLEVCREVRKNHDMPIIMVTAKDSEIDKVLGLELGADDYVTKPFSNRELTARVKANLRRHDNAKTPVVEEIETNDIEVGALIIHPDAYIVSKRGITIELTHREFELLHYLAKHLGQVMTREHLLQTVWGYDYFGDVRTVDVTVRRLREKIEDNPSHPTWLVTRRGVGYYLRNPEQE, encoded by the coding sequence TTGAAAAAAATATTAGTCGTTGATGATGAGAAACCAATTTCAGATATCGTTAAATTTAATTTAACAAAAGAAGGATATGAAGTCTTTACTGCGTATGATGGAGAAGAAGCTTTAGAAAAAGTAGAAGAAGTGATGCCAGATCTTATCATTTTAGACTTAATGCTTCCTAAAAAAGACGGACTAGAAGTTTGTCGCGAAGTGCGAAAAAATCATGATATGCCTATTATTATGGTTACAGCAAAAGACTCGGAAATCGATAAAGTACTTGGATTAGAACTTGGTGCGGATGATTATGTCACAAAACCATTTTCTAATAGAGAATTGACAGCGCGTGTAAAAGCAAACTTAAGAAGACACGACAACGCTAAGACACCTGTTGTTGAAGAAATAGAAACAAATGATATTGAAGTAGGTGCTCTAATAATTCATCCAGATGCTTATATTGTTTCTAAAAGAGGCATTACAATTGAATTAACGCACCGTGAATTTGAATTGCTGCATTATTTGGCTAAACATTTAGGTCAAGTAATGACCAGAGAGCATTTGTTGCAAACGGTTTGGGGTTACGATTATTTTGGTGACGTAAGAACGGTTGATGTAACAGTTAGAAGATTAAGAGAAAAAATAGAAGACAACCCTAGCCATCCAACTTGGCTTGTAACGAGACGCGGAGTGGGCTATTATTTAAGAAATCCTGAACAGGAGTAA
- the walK gene encoding cell wall metabolism sensor histidine kinase WalK encodes MKKKITFFQSIDFKIIFVFIILILVALELIGTYFVRQLETQLVTNFQEEKKLQVGFLDNTIQPILFDDETAEDSTEIERLIEDFSGNGILEVQIIDAQHYLLGTSDSTQQNSVGSKTNDKDVQQALLLGNTVTSQYRDQTTNDRIWKLVSPIIAGDGSNEILGVIALTTNIESVYEQISEITLIFLNSSLIAVALTVILALFISRAITKPITEMTQQTIQMADGDYSGQVKVYSKDELGILSMAINDLSTKVEEAQETTESERRRLNSVLTHMTDGVIATDRRGVIVIINDKAMEMLNISQEMALGVSILKVLKIDKEYTLRKLLENEDDMYFDFSNDEMPVTLRGEFTLIQRETGFISGIVCVLHDVTKQEKIENERKEFVSNVSHELRTPLTSMRSYLEALLDGAWKDPEIAPQFLQVTQEETDRMIRMIKDLLDLSRMDSGKGSLDLEYLNVNELFDHVIKRFEMMIQSSDKSTKDFLIKRNFTDRQLWVEVDADKMIQVLDNIMNNAIKYSPDGGTITCGLMETNDSVVLSISDEGLGIPKRDLANVFDRFFRVDKARARSMGGTGLGLAISKEVVQQHKGKIWAESTEGKGTTFYISLPYLPYEEDDWE; translated from the coding sequence ATGAAGAAAAAAATCACTTTTTTTCAATCTATTGATTTCAAAATAATTTTCGTGTTCATTATTCTAATATTAGTGGCATTAGAATTAATTGGAACGTATTTTGTTAGACAATTAGAAACACAGCTAGTCACTAATTTCCAAGAAGAAAAAAAACTTCAAGTAGGTTTTTTAGATAATACTATTCAACCTATTTTATTTGATGATGAGACAGCAGAAGATAGTACCGAGATTGAACGGTTAATTGAAGATTTCTCAGGAAATGGAATTTTAGAAGTTCAGATCATTGACGCCCAACATTATTTATTAGGAACGAGCGACAGCACGCAGCAAAATAGTGTTGGTAGTAAAACAAATGACAAGGATGTTCAACAAGCATTACTGCTGGGAAATACAGTCACCAGCCAATACAGAGATCAAACGACCAACGACCGAATCTGGAAGTTGGTTTCTCCTATTATTGCAGGTGATGGCTCAAATGAAATATTGGGTGTAATAGCATTAACGACAAATATCGAAAGTGTCTACGAACAAATCAGCGAAATAACGCTCATTTTTCTTAATTCTTCCTTGATAGCAGTCGCATTAACCGTTATTTTAGCGCTGTTTATTTCCCGGGCAATAACAAAGCCAATCACTGAAATGACACAACAAACGATTCAAATGGCGGATGGAGATTATTCAGGACAAGTTAAAGTCTATAGTAAAGATGAACTGGGTATCTTATCTATGGCAATCAATGATTTGTCAACTAAGGTTGAAGAAGCTCAAGAAACGACTGAATCTGAACGGAGACGTTTAAATAGTGTGCTGACCCACATGACAGATGGGGTTATCGCTACAGACCGAAGAGGAGTCATTGTTATTATTAATGACAAGGCTATGGAAATGTTGAATATTTCCCAGGAAATGGCGCTAGGTGTTTCAATTTTAAAAGTATTAAAAATAGATAAAGAATATACATTGCGCAAATTACTTGAAAATGAAGATGATATGTATTTTGATTTTTCAAATGATGAGATGCCAGTAACTTTGAGAGGTGAGTTTACTCTTATTCAAAGAGAAACTGGGTTTATCAGTGGAATTGTTTGTGTATTGCATGATGTAACAAAGCAAGAAAAAATAGAAAATGAACGAAAAGAGTTTGTGTCAAATGTTTCTCATGAACTTAGAACACCTTTAACAAGTATGAGAAGTTATCTGGAGGCGTTACTTGATGGTGCATGGAAAGACCCGGAAATCGCTCCGCAATTTTTACAAGTAACACAAGAAGAAACAGATCGTATGATTCGGATGATCAAAGATTTGTTAGATTTATCTCGTATGGATTCTGGTAAAGGTTCGCTGGATTTAGAATACCTTAATGTAAATGAGTTGTTTGATCATGTCATCAAACGTTTTGAAATGATGATACAATCCTCTGACAAATCAACAAAAGATTTTTTAATCAAACGAAACTTTACGGATAGACAATTATGGGTTGAAGTGGACGCTGATAAAATGATTCAAGTTTTAGATAATATCATGAATAATGCTATTAAATATTCTCCAGATGGAGGAACGATCACCTGTGGACTAATGGAAACAAATGATAGCGTCGTTTTGAGCATTAGTGATGAAGGTCTTGGTATTCCAAAAAGAGATCTTGCAAATGTATTTGATCGTTTCTTTAGAGTAGACAAAGCTAGAGCACGCTCAATGGGTGGAACTGGATTAGGTTTAGCCATTTCTAAGGAAGTGGTTCAACAACATAAAGGTAAGATATGGGCAGAAAGTACGGAGGGAAAAGGAACGACTTTTTATATTTCACTGCCTTATCTTCCGTATGAGGAGGATGATTGGGAATGA
- a CDS encoding YycH family regulatory protein translates to MKKDLIIKVVLVALIALSLFLTFMIWTMPSQFNEETNASQGTTSAVSIARNLSQVFGPTQVVLHENGEINVFTQTEIVTAITREFTKWKIDTIEEPIELTNEEYQEKLRQTNALEMVFVENISFGVFPDLFKDLAGEYQDRSFNRIYFSKDNLNQVYFYNTHSKLFYSETIEGIDQSKIDKLIEEENAKSYLANAVLDEGKQIYTSIEEIELPYLSYLVERQTNQLFIERLFDDTSEVRENNANDENMVSYNDYVSELQINENTDILTYYRNRNAENKLSITETLRVSYNELIQYENWASDVHYFDYNDSTKEVTYRRYIAGFPVFSEFSDYGTTHITVFEDGLSRLQVPLVIAQTPISEVEEQKTLQSGVSILESLTASGYASEEIDDLKIGYTWINSAESDRVINLEPNWYVKINGRWQLAQSLLFKEGGQ, encoded by the coding sequence ATGAAGAAAGATTTAATAATAAAAGTTGTTCTAGTAGCTCTTATCGCACTTAGCCTCTTTCTAACCTTTATGATTTGGACCATGCCTAGCCAATTTAATGAAGAGACAAATGCGAGTCAAGGGACGACCTCTGCTGTGTCTATCGCACGCAATTTGTCCCAGGTATTTGGCCCAACACAAGTTGTCCTTCATGAAAATGGTGAAATAAATGTATTTACTCAAACAGAAATTGTAACGGCTATAACTAGAGAATTTACTAAATGGAAAATAGATACTATTGAAGAACCGATTGAATTAACAAATGAAGAATACCAAGAAAAGTTGAGACAGACCAATGCACTAGAAATGGTTTTTGTTGAAAATATTTCATTTGGTGTTTTCCCAGATTTATTTAAGGATCTTGCAGGAGAATATCAAGATCGGTCATTTAATCGTATATATTTTTCAAAAGATAATTTAAATCAGGTTTATTTCTATAATACGCATTCAAAATTATTTTACAGTGAAACAATAGAAGGAATAGATCAAAGCAAAATAGATAAACTGATAGAAGAAGAAAATGCTAAATCTTACTTGGCAAATGCTGTTTTAGATGAAGGCAAACAAATTTATACTTCAATAGAGGAAATAGAATTGCCTTATTTAAGTTATTTAGTTGAAAGGCAAACAAATCAATTATTTATTGAACGGTTGTTTGATGATACTTCAGAAGTAAGAGAAAATAATGCTAACGATGAAAACATGGTTAGTTACAATGACTATGTGAGTGAATTGCAAATAAATGAAAATACTGACATATTAACGTATTATCGTAATCGAAATGCTGAAAATAAGTTATCCATCACAGAAACACTTAGAGTAAGTTACAATGAATTGATTCAGTATGAAAATTGGGCTTCAGATGTTCATTATTTTGACTATAACGATTCTACGAAAGAAGTTACTTATCGTCGTTATATTGCAGGATTTCCTGTGTTTAGTGAATTTTCTGACTATGGAACAACTCATATAACTGTTTTTGAAGATGGATTGTCACGGTTACAAGTTCCTTTAGTTATTGCTCAAACGCCTATTTCTGAGGTTGAAGAACAAAAAACACTACAAAGCGGTGTAAGTATCTTGGAATCTCTAACAGCAAGTGGCTATGCTAGTGAAGAAATCGATGATCTAAAAATCGGTTATACTTGGATAAATAGTGCGGAATCTGATCGTGTGATCAACTTAGAACCTAATTGGTATGTTAAAATCAATGGTAGATGGCAACTTGCTCAAAGCCTTCTTTTCAAAGAAGGAGGTCAGTAA